From a region of the Triticum aestivum cultivar Chinese Spring chromosome 7D, IWGSC CS RefSeq v2.1, whole genome shotgun sequence genome:
- the LOC123166506 gene encoding probable L-type lectin-domain containing receptor kinase S.5, with protein MMDRSIAARTNIFAGSLDQHLFSSAPGSRPGQPLGWELRYSIVQGVASALHYLHDQFDQRVVHRDLKASNIMLDAAFTARLGDFGLARTIETDKTSYMEEAGGGVHGTVGYITPECYHTEKATRESDVYAFGAVLLEVVCGRRPRCDIDGFHFLVDWVWRLHRDGRALEAVDPSLDEDDAERLLMLSLACSHPTPAERPKAQAISQILLRSMPRPAVPPFKPSFVWRRTEGSTPCPQRRDRRRARS; from the coding sequence ATGATGGACCGATCCATCGCAGCTCGTACCAATATCTTCGCCGGCAGCCTGGACCAGCACCTGTTCAGCTCGGCGCCGGGGTCGCGGCCGGGGCAGCCGCTCGGGTGGGAGCTCCGGTACAGCATCGTCCAGGGCGTGGCGTCGGCGCTGCACTACCTGCACGACCAGTTCGACCAGCGGGTGGTGCACCGCGACCTCAAGGCCTCCAACATCATGCTGGACGCCGCCTTCACCGCGCGCCTCGGCGACTTCGGCCTGGCCCGCACCATCGAGACGGACAAGACCTCCTAcatggaggaggccggcggcggcgtgcACGGCACCGTCGGCTACATCACCCCCGAGTGCTACCACACCGAGAAGGCCACGCGTGAGTCCGACGTCTACGCCTTCGGCGCCGTCCTCCTCGAGGTGGTCTGCGGCCGCCGCCCGCGCTGCGACATCGACGGCTTCCACTTCCTGGTGGACTGGGTGTGGCGCCTCCACCGCGACGGCCGCGCGCTCGAGGCCGTCGACCCCAGCCTCGACGAGGACGACGCCGAGCGCCTGCTCATGCTGAGCCTGGCCTGCAGCCACCCGACGCCCGCCGAGCGGCCCAAGGCGCAGGCCATCTCGCAGATCCTGCTCCGGTCCATGCCGAGGCCGGCGGTGCCGCCGTTCAAGCCCTCATTCGTGTGGCGACGGACAGAGGGTTCGACACCATGTCCACAACGGCGGGATCGACGTCGAGCACGGTCGTGA
- the LOC123164357 gene encoding pre-mRNA-splicing factor cwc24: MEGRVLRRSVTLADQLAAVGPPAAAPPGQPGSCNLRDLLKLRDEDDGRRAAAVTLASAMQADRRANSSPPSSSAAVAAAAARTLLDIIRDDQPAPPASHAVVAAADPFVRRAVSLPAPQTTPAPGPALTRPVAAPVTPPEASPPQPPTDREEEEEEQGERVSLMALLEQTERQWSAGATVQQEQDPAVAASEPSSQDALVPEDDVELPETGRGAGCCCVCMARAKGAAFIPCGHTFCRACARELFAGRGRCPLCNAAILDVLDIF, translated from the coding sequence ATGGAGGGGAGGGTGCTGCGGCGCAGCGTCACGCTGGCGGACCAGCTGGCCGCCGTgggcccgcccgccgccgcgccgccggggcAGCCGGGCTCCTGCAACCTCCGCGACCTGCTCAAGCTGCGCGACGAGGAcgacggccgccgcgccgccgcggtcACCCTCGCCTCCGCCATGCAGGCCGACCGCCGGGCCAActcctcgccgccctcctccagcgccgccgtcgcGGCCGCCGCGGCGCGGACGCTGCTCGACATCATCCGCGACGACCAGCCGGCCCCTCCCGCCTCGCACGCCGTGGTCGCCGCCGCTGACCCGTTCGTCCGCCGCGCGGTGTCCCTGCCGGCCCCGCAGACCACCCCTGCCCCGGGCCCCGCGTTGACTAGACCTGTGGCCGCCCCGGTGACGCCTCCGGAGGCGTCGCCGCCTCAGCCGCCGacggatcgggaggaggaagaggaggagcaggGGGAGAGGGTGTCCCTCATGGCGCTGCTGGAGCAGACGGAGAGGCAGTGGAGCGCCGGCGCCACAGtgcagcaggagcaggacccggCGGTCGCCGCGTCGGAGCCGTCGTCGCAGGACGCGCTGGTGCCGGAGGACGACGTGGAGCTCCCGGAGACGGGGCGAGGCGCAGGCTGCTGCTGCGTGTGCATGGCGCGGGCCAAGGGCGCGGCCTTCATCCCGTGCGGCCATACCTTCTGCCGCGCCTGCGCCCGCGAGCTCTTCGCCGGCCGCGGCCGCTGCCCGCTCTGCAACGCCGCCATCCTCGACGTCCTCGACATCTTCTGA
- the LOC123164356 gene encoding ubiquitin carboxyl-terminal hydrolase 2: MVEEKRERAEEASDSPQKSPRLDPLAGPGCSDAPASPTESSDEWPSSGEWEAGTSSDSTGDSMDDGGRCEHIRFDLDMVVHDLKVANQVLKEPRKCQRRNCKTTWEGASEDDQGMMKCIDCAYFFCSGWPVDREDPQGHARWHAGEHQHWVARWCDEPNLGYCFMCSRPMRLSDWSEDDYAVAARNEKDQQMPGDSVAKDGWGSVSGIAKDERQRVPRIAMDDVASGYANGDGHVIRGMPNHGETCYMNATLQCLLALGKLRTKIRSPDAHLGSIGLHLRELFVETRISNDARGMLDPSMILTAVRERYPDRFEAWKMEDSHEFLLSLFNIVDAEVEEENGRHVLEGGEVFPTFNVSLFGGQLFETTSCQRCPPSDPKTVDFSELYLSLPEKDPPARVVASPPRNKSHGSQTDKSDEDNKIQTIAEGSTSPIPGSGLGDGAMEKTPRPLQVDSSEVKDVVHGHMQTQKNDVPQEINEVPIEILDFIPELFDDTEGMEETTIDSRNPEDKETTYSVKVTTKEKEEAQSSDIVHDEAEHMNSLVSIEDCLELFARRVKERCENCSKVAEQIMASTNINTTVDGDQTELSDRKTCPSERSSDCNSLSVESPSRQPYRSDVPHQVILSENITTEEITSGTSCGEKDSASCSTANEKAEIDQGVQEAGLPADKQTDLLGAQDSPDTSTQNQGCTKQAMLDGHIAQEMEENQNEQKDGNSCAIRTQLINKLPAVLIIPFKRYSNDLSKLRGHVSFKEILHLGPFMDPSSEDKDNCSYRLVGVIEHKGHQMNGGHYIAYVRGAGHNHQSSGSSSWVRASDLDIKEVSLEKVLGCEAYMLFYERMED, translated from the exons ATGGTAGaggaaaagagggagagggcggagGAGGCGTCCGACAGCCCGCAGAAATCCCCGCGCCTGGACCCGCTGGCTGGTCCTGGCTGCAGCGACGCGCCTGCGTCTCCGACGGAGTCGAGCGACGAGTGGCCATCGTCCGGGGAATGGGAGGCGGGGACCAGCAGCGACAGTACCGGCGACAGTATGGACGACGGCGGGCGGTGCGAGCACATACGCTTCGACCTGGATATGGTGGTACATGATCTCAAGGTCGCAAACCAGGTCCTCAAGGAGCCTCGGAAGTGCCAGCGTCGTAATTGCAAGACGACCTGGGAGGGAGCCAGTGAGGACGACCAAGGGATGATGAAGTGCATAGACTGCGCCTATTTCTTCTGCTCTGGGTGGCCGGTGGACAGGGAGGATCCGCAGGGACACGCCCGCTGGCACGCCGGCGAGCACCAGCATTGGGTTGCTCGGTGGTGCGATGAACCGAATTTGGGATACTGCTTCATGTGTTCACGCCCTATGAGGCTCAGTGACTGGAGCGAAGATGACTATGCAGTGGCGGCCAGAAATGAAAAGGATCAGCAGATGCCGGGGGATAGCGTTGCAAAGGATGGCTGGGGATCGGTGTCCGGCATTGCAAAGGATGAGCGGCAAAGGGTGCCCAGAATTGCAATGGACGATGTTGCGTCTGGGTATGCTAATGGCGATGGCCACGTTATCAGAGGGATGCCGAACCATGGAGAAACATGCTACATGAATGCAACGCTGCAGTGCCTCCTTGCGCTTGGTAAGCTGAGGACAAAGATTCGAAGTCCAGATGCTCATTTGGGGAGCATTGGTCTGCACCTGCGGGAGTTGTTCGTAGAGACACGCATTTCGAATGATGCCAGAGGCATGCTGGACCCATCCATGATACTGACAGCTGTGCGTGAGCGTTATCCGGATCGGTTCGAGGCCTGGAAGATGGAAGACAGCCATGAGTTCCTTCTGTCTTTATTCAATATTGTGGATGCGGAGGTGGAGGAGGAAAACGGTAGGCATGTCTTGGAAGGGGGTGAAGTGTTTCCTACATTTAACGTTTCTCTTTTCGGGGGTCAGCTGTTTGAGACCACATCCTGCCAAAGGTGCCCGCCTAGTGATCCTAAAACCGTTGATTTCAGTGAACTCTATTTGTCACTTCCAGAGAAGGATCCTCCAGCCAGAGTCGTTGCATCACCACCAAGGAACAAAAGCCACGGATCTCAAACCGACAAGAGTGATGAAGATAATAAGATTCAAACAATTGCTGAAGGCAGTACTTCTCCTATTCCCGGTTCAGGATTGGGAGATGGGGCAATGGAGAAAACCCCCAGGCCTTTGCAAGTTG ATTCTAGTGAAGTGAAGGATGTTGTACACGGTCATATGCAGACTCAGAAGAATGATGTCCCACAAGAGATCAATGAGGTGCCAATAGAAATTTTGGATTTCATTCCTGAATTATTTGATGACACTGaaggaatggaggaaacaacaatAGATTCTCGCAATCCAGAAGATAAGGAGACGACTTACTCAGTAAAAGTTACTACCAAAGAAAAGGAGGAAGCTCAGAGCAGTGATATTGTTCATGATGAGGCCGAACATATGAACTCTCTTGTGTCGATTGAGGACTGCCTGGAACTGTTTGCGCGTCGAGTGAAGGAACGTTGTGAGAACTGTTCCAAGGTTGCTGAACAGATCATGGCAAGCACCAATATAAATACGACTGTTGATGGAGATCAGACTGAGCTGTCAGACAGGAAAACATGCCCAAGTGAGCGATCTAGTGACTGTAATAGCTTGTCCGTAGAATCTCCAAGTAGGCAACCATATCGTTCAGAtgtacctcatcaagttatactctCTGAAAACATAACTACTGAAGAAATCACTTCAGGGACGAGCTGTGGTGAAAAGGACTCCGCCTCTTGCAGCACAGCCAATGAAAAAGCTGAAATTGATCAAGGTGTACAAGAAGCTGGGCTTCCAGCTGATAAACAGACTGACCTGCTCGGTGCTCAGGATAGTCCGGATACCAGCACTCAAAATCAGGGTTGTACGAAGCAGGCAATGCTGGATGGTCATATTGCCCAAGAAATGGAGGAAAACCAAAATGAGCAGAAAGATGGCAACAGTTGTGCAATTCGAACACAGTTGATTAACAAGCTACCAGCTGTATTAATCATTCCATTCAAGAGATACAGCAATGATCTTTCTAAACTGAGAGGGCATGTGAGCTTTAAGGAGATTCTTCATCTTGGACCATTCATGGACCCCAG TTCTGAGGACAAAGATAACTGCAGCTACCGTCTAGTTGGTGTCATTGAGCACAAAGGGCATCAAATGAATGGAGGGCACTACATTGCTTATGTGCGGGGGGCAGGTCACAACCATCAGAGCAGTGGTTCTTCCTCATGGGTTCGTGCAAGCGATCTCGACATCAAGGAAGTCTCCCTAGAAAAAGTTCTCGGCTGCGAGGCATACATGCTTTTCTACGAGAGGATGGAGGACTGA